ATCTGCCCAAAAAGGCATGTTTTCAATAATGATAGCAGATAAATCACCAAAGTAAGTATTGTTATCTTCGTATACAGCAGAACTACCTCCTAAGCGAAGTCCTTTACCAGTGAAAAGTTTAGCATTTTCATTGTTATTAATGTATAAACATAACATGTCTTTTCCTGCTTTGAAATGACAGTATTCAATAGCTTCATCACTTACAGGAATAAACTTGCTTTTTGCATTGGTAGTACCACTTGATTTAGCAAACCAACGTATAGGCGTAGGCCAAAATAAATTTTGTTCCCCTTTTCTACAACGCTCAATAAGTGGTTCAATACTTTCATAACGTTGAATGGGAACATTGTTGGCAAAGTCAGTATAACTTTTAATTGAAGAGAAATTTTGTTGTTTCCCAAACTCAGTATTCTTAGCGGCACTTATAAGTTTTAGTAATAGCTCATTTTGAACATCAATAGGGTATTTTAAAAATAGCTCTACTTGATGTTTACGCTTTTTTAAGAACCAAGAAATGATTGAATTTATAAATGGAAACGTCATAGATTAACTCTTAATTCAATTTTTTTACTGTAATTTTGTGAAGCTAAATGTAACAAAATTTAAGACATGCAATACCAAGGAGTTTTAAAAAAAATGCCTACCGAAAATTTAAATACAGTTCAATACTATTTAGATATGGGAGCTGATTTTTTGAATATGAATCAGTTATTGAATAAGGAATTGAGGTTGGGTTTTGTTGCTTATGAGTGTTTAAATTGCCATTTAGAAAAGAAAATATACCGTCAAGGATTTTGTAAAAAATGCTTTTTTGAAATCCCAACTGCAGGAGATTGGATTATGCGTCCTGAATTAAGTAAAGCGCATTTAGGAGAAGAAGACAGAGATTTGGAGTATGAAAAAAAGGTACAGTTACAACCACATATTGTTTATTTGGCAAACTCAAGTAATGTAAAAGTAGGAGTAACAAGAAAGCAACAGGTGCCAACTCGTTGGATTGACCAAGGAGCGCATGAAGCTATTGAAATTGTAGAGGTACCGAATCGTTATTTAGCAGGAATTACCGAGGTGGCTTTAAAAGAGCATGTAGCAGATAAAACAAATTGGAGAACCATGCTAAAGAACGATATTAAAGATGAAAACTTGGTTGAGTGGCGAGAGCGATTACAAGAGTTTATTCCTGATGAAGCGAAAGAATACTACATAGCGAATAATACTGAAACTAATATTAATTTTCCTGTTGAAAAGTTTCCTAAAAAACCTAAAAGTTTGAATTTAGAGAAAGAAGAAATGTATACAGGTAAATTGGTAGGAATTAAAGGGCAGTACTTAATTTTTGAAGACGAAACAGTGTTTAATGTTCGTGCCAACGAAGGATTGGTAGTTAAAATTGAATTATTATAAAGGTTAATGAAAGATTTAAATAATGCAATAAACCTTCTAACTTTAAATAATGAAGAGTTAAAAAGTTTGGAATCTTTTTTAAATTTAAATCTTTTAAATAAGCAGTTTTATAGAAAGATTTTAGTTAGAAATTTTTATTCAGTCATAGAAAGTGATCTTTTTGTTTTTAGGGAACTAATAAAAATAAAATTATCTATTGATAATGTAAATCTTTCTTACGAAGAACTTCTAGTATTAACATCTGAAGACGTTTCTTTAAATAATGATGGATCAATAAGAAAAACTCAAAGGTTTTATAACTTTGAATCTTTATTGAGATTCACATTTAATACATCATCTAAAGTGTTTAATATTGAAAAACCAAACTATGGAGATAATAATTTTAAATGCTTGAAGCAAATGTCTAAGAGAAGAAATGATATAACTCACCCCAAACTATACAAAAAACAAATAATTGAAAAGGAAGAAATAGAACTTCTGATAAATGGGTTTAAATGGTTCATGGAATATAGAAACCTTATTATATCTGAAGTGACATCTTGGATGAAAGTTACTATGAATAAATAAAAAATAGCCTTCAGGCTATTTTTTATTTAAGTGTATTTTTTTTAATGTTTTACAGCCACATGATGATCGTTCATTTTCAATTCGCTAAGAACGTTTAATGCTTCATTTACATAAATGTCTTTTTGAAGATTTTTATGCCATGCAACTCTTTTTTCTTCTAAAACAGTATCTTTTTTAAATAAATTTAACTCATATTTAGGAGAGACAAAAGTTAGATGAGAATCAAATTTAAAAATATCTTTAAACTGTTCTCCTTCTTTGGTTTTAGCTTCACTTTCCTTTTTAAAAGCATCATAGTTTAAAGAATAAACTCTTTCGTCTTGATTTTTCTTTAACCACTTAGCATAATCGTTTATTTTATTAAACTTTTCGTTATTCATTACGCGTTGCTTACTGTTGTATACTACATCAGCAAAGTTACTGTATGAATTCGTAGCAGTATATTTTGCTTGTTGTACCTTATCCCAAGGTAAAGCACCATCTAAATCACGTTCTCCAAAATCCATATAGCTATATCGGGTAGGTAAAGAAATATCAGAATAAACTCCTTCAATTTGAGTAGATCCACCATTAATTCTATAGAACTTTTGAATGGTCATTTTTAAAGCACCTAAATCGTTAGGGTATTGTTCATAAAAACGGTTTATAGGTAATACATTTTGTACAGTTCCTTTACCGTAAGTTTGTTTACCACCAATAATAACACCACGTTTATAATCTTGCATTGCAGCAGCAAAAATTTCAGAAGCTGAAGCAGAAAATTCATTTACCATTACTACTAAAGGTCCTTCCCATTGAATTTTAGGGTCAGTATCTACTTTTACTAAAGGATCTTCACCACGGTATTTTACTTGAACAATTGGGCCTTTATTGATGAATAAACCACCAATTTCAATAGCTGTTTTTAATGATCCACCACCGTTATCACGTAAATCAACAATTAAACCTTGAACATCTTCTTCTTTTAAACGTTCAATCTCTTTTTCCATGTCTTTAGCAGCATCTCTACGGCTTAAGTCATTAAAATCTATATAAAATCTAGGAAGATTAATAATCCCGTATTTTTTACCATTTTTTTCAACAATACTTGATTTTACAAAAGTTTCTTCAAGCTCAACTACATCTCTAATAATTGGGATTACTTTAATAGAACCATCAATCTTTTTCTTTACAGTTAAACGTACCTCAGTTCCTTTTTTCCCTTTGATAAATTTTATGGCGTCATCTAAACGCATTCCAACAATATCTAAAGGCTCTTCATCACCTTGTGCAACTTTTAAAATAATATCGTCAGCTTCTAATTCACCTTGTTTCCATGCAGGACCCCCAGAAATTAATTCAACAATATGTGTGTAAATTCCTTTTTTCTGTAAACGAGCTCCAATACCTTCTAATTTACCAGACATTTCTTGATCGAAACGTGTCTTAATTCGTGGAGACATGTAGGTTGTGTGTGGATCAAAGCCAGTAACTACACTGTTTAAAAATGTAGAGTACCAATCAGAGTTTTCAAGCTCACCAATACGCATGTATAAATCGTCCATATTTTTTAGGACTTTCTTTCTTGCTTCAGCCTCTAGTTCTTTAAAGCTTTTCTTTTTAAAACTTTTATCCTTTTTAGCTTTTTCGTTTTGTTGGTTTTCAGCATCTTCAATGTTACTTAAAATAGATAACTTTAATTGTTTTCTCCAGTAGTTGATTAATTCGGTTTCGTTTTTAGCATACGGAACTTTGTCATAATCAATATCAATAGTTTCTTTCTTTTTATAATTGAAAGGTTGTTTTAATAAAGAGCGATAGGTCTTTTTACCCGACTCCATTTTTTCTAGAAAACGCTGATATACTAACTTATAAAAATCAATGTTAGATTCTCTTAGTTGATTATCGATTTGATACTTATATTGAGAGAATTCTTTTAAATCTTCTTGAGTAAAATAACGTTTACTAGGATCAAGTCCATCGATAAATGTATTATATACATGTTCAGAAAAATCGTCGTTTAGATTTTTTTGAACGTAATGGTATCGACTTAAAATATTTTTTAAAACGTAAACAATTACACGATCTTTTTCTGGATCGTTGTTAGGAACTGTATTAGAACTAACAGAATTAGAAAATAAAAGTGTGATTGCTAAAAATGGTATAATAAACTTCGTCTTCATAAAACCTTCTGTCTTTTTAATTTGTGTTGAGTCGTTGTGTTGCTAAGCTACTAAAATAATGCCAATTTTTTAGCATTATTACTTTTTATAAATGCCTCTAAAAACTTCTTTAATCTTTTTCTGGTCTTCATTTAGAAAATTCCAAACTTGAGTTACAGAACCATCTTTGTTTTTTGTCCAAGTAATTTGGTTGTAATAATTGCCTTTATCATTTTTTATAAGATCACTTTTTAAAGTCATAGAATTATCTTTAAAACTACCTTTTAAAACTAATGAAAAACCAGTGTTATCAATCCAAACCTGATTCCAAGTATTATCTTTTTTATTGTAATAATTGTAGCTAGTCCCTTTGTTTTTAGATGTTTTTGAATCCCAATTTTCTTGAATAGCACAAGCATTAGGCATTTTTATAACGTTGTTATGACCAATTAATTTTCCTTCAGTGTTATAAACATTCCAATTTCCGACCCAAAAATCAAATTGGGTATAACCTATTTCATTACATGGTCTTGTGGGGGCGTTTTGTGCTGAAATAATTGAAAAAAAAGAAGAAATAACAAAAATTGTAACATAAACAATAATCCGTACCATAACGCTTGAGTTTGATTACCACAATTTTACACATAAAATGAACCAATCTGTCTTTACAAAATGTTAAAAATAGAATCCATTTTTTATGTTACATTTGTTGTAAAACTTACTTACTATGCAAGATAGACCTTTGATTTTAGTTACGAATGATGACGGAATTACAGCTCCTGGTATTCGTATGTTGATTGAAATTATGAATAAAATAGGGGATGTAGTAGTGGTGGCTCCTGATAGCCCACAAAGTGGAATGGGGCATGCTATTACGGTAAATAATGTGTTACATTGTAATCCTATTACCATTGATGAAGGTCCTCAAATTGAGTACAGTTGTTCTGGTACGCCAGCAGATTGTGTTAAAATGGCAAAAAATGAAATTTTAAATCGTACACCTGATTTATGTGTTTCAGGAATTAATCACGGATCCAATTCATCCATCAATGTAATTTATTCAGGAACCATGAGTGCTGCTGTTGAAGCTGGTATTGAAGGAATTCCAGCAATAGGTTTTTCTTTGTTAGATTTTGATTGGCATGCTGATTTTAGAGCTGCACGTAAGTTTATAGAAAAAATAGCGTTAAATGTTTTATTAAACGGATTACCTGATGGAGTAATTTTAAATGTAAACATTCCGAAGTTAAAAGAAGACGAAATTAAAGGAGTTCGTATATGTAGACAAGCGAATGGTTATTGGAAAGAAACGTTTGATAAACGTAAAAGCCCATTCGGAAAAGAGTATTATTGGCTTTCAGGAGAGTTTATTAATAGAGATAAAGGACAAGATACTGATATTTGGGCGTTAGAAAATGGTTTTATATCGGTAGTGCCTGTTCAATTTGATATGACAGCGCATCACGCAATTCAAAAGTTACACACATGGGACATATAAAAAAAGAAATACTAATAGGAATCATAGTCTCATTGTTGGCAACAACTTGCGGCTTCTTTATTTATTTAGAGTACATTTCAGAATTTAGTATTTCAGAAACAATCTCTAAAATAAGAGAAGGAGGGGTATTAGGTTCTGTAATAGCTCTGGCAGCAATACCTAACTTATTTGTTTTTTGGGTGTTTTTAAAGAAAAAACAAGATTATAGAGCAAGAGGAGTATTAATAACTACAATTGCTGTAGCTTTATTAACAGCATTTTTAAAGTTTTTCTAATTTTAATACATGAAATATTACATTCTTGTAGGTGAGGCTTCGGGTGATTTGCACGGAGCTAATTTGATGAAGGCCTTGTTAAAGGAAGATCCGAAAGCAGACATTCGTTTTTGGGGAGGTGACCTAATGCAAGAAGTTGGCGGTACACTTGTTAAGCATTATAAAGAGCGTGCTTTTATGGGCTTTGTTGAGGTGTTGATGAATTTACGAAAGATTTTAGGAATGATTTCTTTTTGTAAAAAAGATATTGCTCAATTTAATCCTGATGTAATAATTTTTATTGATAACTCAGGTTTTAACCTTCGTATAGCTAAGTGGGCAAAAAGGCAAGGTTTTAGAACTAACTATTATATTTCACCTCAAGTTTGGGCAAGTAGAGCAGGTAGAGTAAAAGATATTAAACGAGATATCGACCAAATGTTTGTAATTCTTCCATTTGAAAAAGAGTTTTACAAAAAGCATGGTTATAATGTTCGTTTTGTAGGACATCCTTTAATTGATGGAATTGCAGGAAGAGAGCAAGTTTCTATCGAAAAGTTTAGGAAAGAACATAATCTTGGGCATAAAGAGGTTATAGCACTGTTACCAGGAAGTAGAAAGCAGGAAATAACAAAAATGTTATCGGTGATGCTTTCATTGGTAGATAATTTTCCTAAATATCAATTCGTAGTGGCTGGAGCACCAAGTCAATCGTATGAGTTTTATAAAGAAATTATTCGAGATGCCAATGTAAAATTCATTAATAATAAAACGTATGACTTGTTAAGTATTTCACATGCTGCCTTGGTAGCATCAGGAACAGCAACATTGGAGACAGCTTTGTTTAAAGTACCTCAGGTAGTGTGTTATAAAGGGAGTAATATTTCCTATCAAATAGCTAAGCGAATAATAACATTAAAATATATATCGTTAGTAAATTTAATAATGGATAGAGAAGTAGTAAAAGAGTTGATACAAAATGATTTTACCAAAGAGAATTTACAGTACGAACTAACACGTATTTTAGAATCAGAACATCGTCAGAAATTATTTTTGTCATATTTTGATTTAGAGCAAAAATTAGGAGGGAAAGGAGCTTCTGAAAAAACAGCAAAGTTGATTGTTGCTGGATTAAAAAAATAAAAAAGCATGATAAAAAAAGTCTTCTTCATATGTACAATATCATTTCTAATGATTTCTTGTGGATCATCAAAGAATATTAGTAGTACTTATCAAAAAAGAGGTTCAGAAGTTACTCCAAAAAAAGTAGAAATTAAGAGTACTAAAACTAATGAAATACTAACGAAAAAAGAAGAAGTAACCGTTGCTGATAAAATTGTATGGACCGCGGTTACTTATAAAGGTGTTCCGTATCGTTTTGGAGGCATGACGAAAAGAGGAATGGATTGCTCAGGATTAATTTTTACATCATTTAAACAACGAAATGTTCCTATTGCAAGAACATCACATCAAATGTATGTACAAGGAGAAAATATTTCTTTACGAGAAGTTCAGAGAGGAGACTTGTTATTTTTTAAAACCTCAAGAAAAAGAGGTAGGGTAAATCACGTTGGGTTAGTAACATCGGTGGATAATGGAGATATTCGATTTATTCACTCTACTACATCGCAAGGCGTTATTGTTACTTCACTATATGAAAATTATTGGAAGCGAGCTTTTATTAAAGCGAAGAGGGTGTTGTAGTAGTTAAGCTTTACTACAAATGTTAAAACTAATTTCTTTTTTAGGTTGTATCTTTTTTAGTTAGTGTTTATAAGTTAGCGTAAACATAACTTTTAATTAAAGATAAAAATAATTTAATACTTTTGGAGACCCCCTCTTAAATCTCTATAAAGTAAATGAAAATATTGAATGTAGTAATAATTGAAGATGAAGATTTAGCAGCAGCTTCTTTAGAAAACTTATTAAAGAAAAGCCCTTATCCAATTTCTGTAAAAAAGCGGTTAGAAAGTGTTGAAGATTCAATTCTGTGGCTTCAAGAAAACACTTGTGATTTAATTTTAAGTGATATTCACCTTGGTGATGGTTATAGTTTTGAAATTTTTGAAAAGCTAAAAACTTCTACTCCTATTATTTTTACAACAGCCTTTGATGAGTATGCAATTAAGTCTTTTCAGTTTTTTGCTATAGACTACTTATTGAAACCATATAATGAAGAGTTACTTAATAAAGCAATGGAAAAATACATAAACCTTCATGAAAATAAAGGATATACCAATAAGCTAGAGCAATTACTATTACAAATGAATAGTAGAATACAGCATCAAAAAGAAAAAGAACGTTTTTTAGTGTCAAAAGGAAGTTTATCAATTTCTATACAAAGAGAAGATGTAGCTTATTTTATGGCGCAAGGCAAATACTTATTCTTGTTTACCTTTGATAGTGAAAGTTACCTTTATGACGGAACAATTTCTAGTTTAGAAGAAGAGTTATCAGAAAAATATTTTTTCAAGATTAATAGGAAATACATTATTCAGCATTCTGCAATTAAAAACATTTCTAAATATAGTAACAATCGTATAAAAATAGACTTACAACCTAGTTTGCAAGTGGAGGAAATGTTATTGGTGAGCGCGCAAAGAATAAAAGACTTTAAAAACTGGTTAGATAATTAGTTTTTATGAAGTTCCTGTTAAAAAAAAGAAAGCATCAATATTACCTTTTAGTGGGTGTATTGTTAATGGTGTTATTTTTTATTGGATATAGATTAATAACTAATAAGATAACTTCAGAAGCAGAAGGCTTGATAGAGGTTGTTATAAAGCAGTATGCAAAGGAAAAGGAAAGTATTTTGCAATTTGACTTTAACGACTTTAATAAGTTTATTGTAGATACTCAGAAAATTATTGAAAGTAGTGCTGATTTAGATAGAAGTGAGCTTAAAAATAGATTGCTTTTTAATAGTGAGTTAGCTTTTTCTGAAGAAAACATAGATGTAAGCTTTGTTTACT
The nucleotide sequence above comes from Tenacibaculum singaporense. Encoded proteins:
- a CDS encoding DUF2797 domain-containing protein; protein product: MQYQGVLKKMPTENLNTVQYYLDMGADFLNMNQLLNKELRLGFVAYECLNCHLEKKIYRQGFCKKCFFEIPTAGDWIMRPELSKAHLGEEDRDLEYEKKVQLQPHIVYLANSSNVKVGVTRKQQVPTRWIDQGAHEAIEIVEVPNRYLAGITEVALKEHVADKTNWRTMLKNDIKDENLVEWRERLQEFIPDEAKEYYIANNTETNINFPVEKFPKKPKSLNLEKEEMYTGKLVGIKGQYLIFEDETVFNVRANEGLVVKIELL
- a CDS encoding carboxy terminal-processing peptidase translates to MKTKFIIPFLAITLLFSNSVSSNTVPNNDPEKDRVIVYVLKNILSRYHYVQKNLNDDFSEHVYNTFIDGLDPSKRYFTQEDLKEFSQYKYQIDNQLRESNIDFYKLVYQRFLEKMESGKKTYRSLLKQPFNYKKKETIDIDYDKVPYAKNETELINYWRKQLKLSILSNIEDAENQQNEKAKKDKSFKKKSFKELEAEARKKVLKNMDDLYMRIGELENSDWYSTFLNSVVTGFDPHTTYMSPRIKTRFDQEMSGKLEGIGARLQKKGIYTHIVELISGGPAWKQGELEADDIILKVAQGDEEPLDIVGMRLDDAIKFIKGKKGTEVRLTVKKKIDGSIKVIPIIRDVVELEETFVKSSIVEKNGKKYGIINLPRFYIDFNDLSRRDAAKDMEKEIERLKEEDVQGLIVDLRDNGGGSLKTAIEIGGLFINKGPIVQVKYRGEDPLVKVDTDPKIQWEGPLVVMVNEFSASASEIFAAAMQDYKRGVIIGGKQTYGKGTVQNVLPINRFYEQYPNDLGALKMTIQKFYRINGGSTQIEGVYSDISLPTRYSYMDFGERDLDGALPWDKVQQAKYTATNSYSNFADVVYNSKQRVMNNEKFNKINDYAKWLKKNQDERVYSLNYDAFKKESEAKTKEGEQFKDIFKFDSHLTFVSPKYELNLFKKDTVLEEKRVAWHKNLQKDIYVNEALNVLSELKMNDHHVAVKH
- the surE gene encoding 5'/3'-nucleotidase SurE, translating into MQDRPLILVTNDDGITAPGIRMLIEIMNKIGDVVVVAPDSPQSGMGHAITVNNVLHCNPITIDEGPQIEYSCSGTPADCVKMAKNEILNRTPDLCVSGINHGSNSSINVIYSGTMSAAVEAGIEGIPAIGFSLLDFDWHADFRAARKFIEKIALNVLLNGLPDGVILNVNIPKLKEDEIKGVRICRQANGYWKETFDKRKSPFGKEYYWLSGEFINRDKGQDTDIWALENGFISVVPVQFDMTAHHAIQKLHTWDI
- the lpxB gene encoding lipid-A-disaccharide synthase is translated as MKYYILVGEASGDLHGANLMKALLKEDPKADIRFWGGDLMQEVGGTLVKHYKERAFMGFVEVLMNLRKILGMISFCKKDIAQFNPDVIIFIDNSGFNLRIAKWAKRQGFRTNYYISPQVWASRAGRVKDIKRDIDQMFVILPFEKEFYKKHGYNVRFVGHPLIDGIAGREQVSIEKFRKEHNLGHKEVIALLPGSRKQEITKMLSVMLSLVDNFPKYQFVVAGAPSQSYEFYKEIIRDANVKFINNKTYDLLSISHAALVASGTATLETALFKVPQVVCYKGSNISYQIAKRIITLKYISLVNLIMDREVVKELIQNDFTKENLQYELTRILESEHRQKLFLSYFDLEQKLGGKGASEKTAKLIVAGLKK
- a CDS encoding C40 family peptidase — translated: MIKKVFFICTISFLMISCGSSKNISSTYQKRGSEVTPKKVEIKSTKTNEILTKKEEVTVADKIVWTAVTYKGVPYRFGGMTKRGMDCSGLIFTSFKQRNVPIARTSHQMYVQGENISLREVQRGDLLFFKTSRKRGRVNHVGLVTSVDNGDIRFIHSTTSQGVIVTSLYENYWKRAFIKAKRVL
- a CDS encoding LytR/AlgR family response regulator transcription factor, with protein sequence MKILNVVIIEDEDLAAASLENLLKKSPYPISVKKRLESVEDSILWLQENTCDLILSDIHLGDGYSFEIFEKLKTSTPIIFTTAFDEYAIKSFQFFAIDYLLKPYNEELLNKAMEKYINLHENKGYTNKLEQLLLQMNSRIQHQKEKERFLVSKGSLSISIQREDVAYFMAQGKYLFLFTFDSESYLYDGTISSLEEELSEKYFFKINRKYIIQHSAIKNISKYSNNRIKIDLQPSLQVEEMLLVSAQRIKDFKNWLDN